The following are encoded together in the Glycine soja cultivar W05 chromosome 5, ASM419377v2, whole genome shotgun sequence genome:
- the LOC114413105 gene encoding 50S ribosomal protein L29, chloroplastic-like has translation MLSLSVASPSSSTISFLPKPFNGIQLRRSATCSIPPTKCSASVPVVMMSKRTEELKEIRQMTTEQINEEVVDLKGELVMLRLQKSARNEFKSSEFGRMRKRIARMLTVKREREIEEGINKRLSRKLDKKWKKSIVVRPPPSLKKLREEEAAAEAAEAEKAA, from the exons ATGTTAAGTCTCTCAgttgcttctccttcttcttcaacCATTTCCTTTCTCCCAAAGCCATTCAATGGCATTCAGCTCCGTCGCTCTGCCACATGCTCCATTCCACCCACGAAATGCAGCGCTTCGGTGCCAGTGGTGATGATGTCTAAAAGGACGGAGGAATTGAAGGAAATTAGACAAATGACCACCGAACAAATTAACGAAGAGGTTGTCGACCTTAAGGGCGAGCTTGTCATGCTTCGCCTTCAGAAATCGGCTCGCAACGAGTTCAAGTCCAGCGAATTCGGTCGCATGCGCAAGAGG ATTGCTCGCATGCTTACTGTGAAGCGGGAAAGAGAAATTGAGGAGGGTATCAATAAGAGGTTGTCCAGAAAGCTTgataaaaaatggaagaaaagcaTTGTTGTAAGACCACCTCCATCTTTAAAGAAGCTCCGGGAGGAAGAAGCAGCAGCAGAAGCTGCAGAAGCTGAAAAAGCTGCATGA
- the LOC114413104 gene encoding tubulin-folding cofactor C-like gives MEEKQKKHLAMLERLSKRTQIRSQNPESSSILSRFSHLKTSIESQLAQSQSISSDPSNLKLHINQISQSISDLEKLVAENSYSLPSYDVRTSLKTVSDLKHSLDDLTSQLLPKKKFSFKNKPPTTTTKKDDKDKDCAIPLPKQPPQLSTLLAPRDSPGFRNKTGELLIADFSDSEVGEFTVSDLDSCQVRIIGSVRALFVHGLKNSRVYVGPVTGSVLIEEAVGCVFALASHQIRIHGAKRSDFYLRVRSRPIIEDCSGVRFAPYCLRYEGIEEDLRGTGLDAETGNWSNVDDFRWLRAVQSPNWSVLPENERVGTVEISDLKNGDEEI, from the coding sequence ATGGAGGAGAAACAGAAGAAGCACTTAGCAATGCTGGAACGCCTTTCCAAACGCACTCAAATCCGTTCACAAAACCCCGAATCTTCCTCCATACTTTCACGCTTCTCCCATCTAAAAACCTCCATAGAGTCCCAACTCGCCCAATCCCAATCCATTTCCTCAGACCCTTCCAACCTCAAACTCCACATCAATCAAATCTCCCAATCTATCTCCGATTTAGAAAAACTCGTCGCAGAAAACTCCTACTCCCTACCCTCCTACGACGTCAGAACCTCCCTCAAAACCGTCTCCGACTTAAAACACTCCCTCGACGACCTCACTTCCCAACTTCTCCCCAAAAAGAAATTCTCATTCAAAAATAAACcccccaccaccaccaccaagaaGGACGACAAGGATAAGGATTGCGCTATTCCACTACCCAAACAACCCCCTCAACTCTCTACGCTCCTTGCGCCGCGTGACTCGCCGGGGTTCCGAAACAAAACCGGTGAGCTTTTAATTGCGGACTTCAGTGATTCCGAAGTTGGGGAATTCACCGTTTCGGATCTCGATTCCTGCCAAGTGAGGATAATAGGTTCTGTGAGGGCGCTTTTCGTTCACGGGTTGAAGAATTCTAGGGTTTACGTGGGCCCCGTGACGGGGTCCGTTCTCATTGAGGAAGCGGTGGGTTGCGTGTTCGCGTTGGCGTCGCATCAGATTCGGATTCACGGTGCCAAAAGAAGCGATTTCTACCTTAGGGTTAGGAGCAGGCCCATAATTGAGGACTGTAGCGGCGTCAGGTTTGCGCCGTATTGTTTGAGATATGAAGGGATTGAGGAGGATCTTCGTGGTACCGGTCTTGACGCCGAGACCGGAAATTGGAGCAATGTGGATGATTTCCGGTGGCTGCGCGCGGTGCAGTCTCCGAATTGGTCGGTTTTGCCTGAGAATGAGAGGGTTGGGACTGTTGAGATATCCGATTTGAAAAATGGGGACGAGGAGATTTGA
- the LOC114413103 gene encoding protein SENSITIVE TO PROTON RHIZOTOXICITY 2-like, with translation MPNTTEEFHNNNCFESLHVSLRNLSQLSTRMDSLQSFLSHSIQSHTLLTHHQMSTVSNEILTAIRHVITNSAALVAASGNVLPLSETPTLDSPNLNNNNSNDNVVELDAMELLAKHLHFCEVCGKGFTRDANLRMHMRAHGDEFKTPEALANKARGETRLKAARFSCPLEGCNRNKTHKKFRPLKSVFCLRNHFKRSHCPKTLSCQRCRKKSFAVLSDLRSHVKQCRGEATWKCSCGTTFSRKDKLLGHVALFEGHSPMLEEEAPVAVAVKESEGGLDGLPEGFFDGLDEFGFGSIQNNCSHAGASLALGLPSNNLYAWELSFSNLI, from the coding sequence ATGCCAAACACCACTGAAGAATTCCATAACAACAACTGCTTCGAGTCTCTCCATGTTTCCCTTCGCAACCTCTCCCAACTCAGCACCCGAATGGATTCCCTTCAAAGCTTCCTGTCCCATTCCATCCAATCCCACACTCTCCTCACTCACCACCAAATGAGCACAGTCTCCAACGAGATCCTAACCGCCATTCGCCACGTCATCACCAACAGCGCCGCCCTCGTCGCCGCCTCGGGAAACGTGCTTCCTCTCTCGGAGACTCCGACTTTGGACTCTCCGaacctcaacaacaacaacagcaacgaCAACGTGGTGGAGCTCGACGCGATGGAGCTGCTGGCGAAGCACCTTCACTTCTGCGAGGTGTGCGGGAAAGGCTTCACGCGCGACGCGAATCTGAGAATGCACATGCGCGCGCACGGGGACGAGTTCAAGACCCCGGAGGCACTCGCCAACAAGGCGCGTGGGGAGACGCGCCTCAAGGCGGCGCGGTTTTCGTGCCCCTTGGAGGGGTGCAACCGTAACAAGACGCACAAGAAGTTCAGGCCGTTGAAGTCGGTGTTCTGTCTGAGGAACCACTTCAAGAGGAGCCACTGTCCCAAAACGCTGTCGTGCCAGCGGTGTCGGAAGAAGAGCTTCGCGGTGCTGTCGGACTTGAGGAGCCACGTCAAGCAGTGTCGGGGAGAGGCCACGTGGAAGTGCTCATGCGGGACTACGTTTTCGAGGAAGGACAAGCTGTTGGGACACGTGGCGCTGTTCGAGGGGCATTCGCCGATGCTTGAAGAGGAGGCCCCAGTGGCAGTGGCGGTGAAGGAAAGTGAGGGTGGTTTGGATGGGTTACCTGAAGGGTTCTTTGATGGTTTGGATGAATTTGGATTTGGATCCATTCAAAACAACTGTTCACATGCAGGAGCAAGCTTAGCCTTAGGGCTTccctcaaataatttatatgcatGGGAACTctctttttctaatttaatctag